From the Ilumatobacteraceae bacterium genome, the window ACGTCCTCGTCGCTGGTCGGCCTCAAGATCGGTTCGCGGAACGACCGCGTGAAGGAGCTCCAGCGCACGCTGATGGCGGCGGGCTTCACCGTGGTCGGCGGTGCCGACGGCATCTTCGGCGCCCTGACCGCGAATGCGCTCAAGTCGTTCCAGAACGCCAACGGTCTCGGTACGACCGGCGTGGTCGACGACGCGACCGCCAAGGTGCTCTCGACGATCGGTAGCGACGGTTCCGAGCACGATCCGGAAGCCACGAACCCGTTCGTCGGCCTGCAATACGGTTCGATCGGTGCCGACGTCAAGGCGCTGCAGTCGGCCCTGATCGACGCCGGGATCCACGTCCGCGGCGGAGCCGACGGTGTGTTCGGCACGGCCACCCAGGCCGCGGTCAAGGCGTTCCAGGTGAGTCAGGGCCTCGACCAGAGCGGCAAGGTCGACGAGAAGACCGCATCTGCGATCTCGTCGGGGGCCACGTCCTCGGGCGGGTCGGCGTTGACCGGACTGAAGACCGGCGCACTCGGCAACACGGTCAAGAGCCTCCAGCAGGCGTTGATCGACGCGGGCATCAACGTCCGCGGCGGCGCCGACGGCATCTTCGGCCCGGCGACCGCCAACGCGGTCAAGGAATTCCAGACCTCGCAGGGTCTCGAGGCGACCGGTGTCGTGAACGCCAAGACCGCCGAGGCGCTCGCCGATCCCCAGAAGCCGACCCCCTCGACGCCGGCAGCCGCCGGCGGCTTCGCGGCCTACGGTGAGAAGGGTGCACGCGTGATCGCGCTGCAGTCGGCACTGGTGCGGGCCGGAGTCACGCTGCGCGGTGGCGTCGACGGCGACTTCGGTGGCGGTACGAGCGCCGCAGTGATGGACTTCCAGCGGGCGAACGGTCTGGGCGTCACCGGCAAGGTGAGCGACGCGACCGCCGAGAAGCTCGGCCTCGAACGCATGCCGGAGCCGTCGGCTCCGGACCCCTCGACCGTCGAGCTCGAGGTCTTCCCGGTCCAGGGCAAGTGCTACTACGGCGACAGCTGGGGCTACCCCCGCGGCGGCGGGCGCGTGCACCTCGGCGTCGACATCATCGCTCCCGAGGGCAAGCTGCTCTACGCCGTGGCCGACGGCACGATCACCAAGGTCTACGCCGACTACCCCGGTTCGCTCTCGGGGAACGGTGTGCGGTTGACGATGGCCGACGGGACCTACTTCTTCTACGCCCACATGGTCGGCGTCGCCGACGGCATCGACGTCGGGACCAAGGTCAAGGCCGGACAGATCGTCGGAGCGGTCGGCAACACGGGCAACAGCGGTACCGCGCATCTCCACTTCGAGGTCCACCCACAGGGTGGTGCGGCGGTCAACCCGTACCCGATGGTCAAGGCGATCGACGCCTGCGGCAACGAGACGCCGCTCCCCCAGCCCTGATCCGGCCGGGTCATCGCCTACCCTCCTCCGGGTGATCGTCGACCTCCAAGTCAGCCCTGCCGTCCTCGACTGGTCGGAGATCCGGGACATCGCGCTCGCGGCCGAATCGGCAGGTTTCGGGGCGTTCCACGTCTTCGATCACCTCGCCGGGCTCCCGCTGGGCGGCACCTCGATGATCGAGTGCTTCTCACTTCTCGGTGCGCTCGCCGAGGCGACCGAGACGATCGAGTTGGGCACGATGGTCGTCAACGTGTGGAACCGTCAGGCCGGCACGCTGGTCTCCGGTGCGGCCTCCGTGACGGCGCTCTCCGGCAGGCAGTTCCATCTCGGCATCGGCGCCGGAGCCTCCCCCACCAGCCCGTGGGCGGCCGAGCAGCATGCCGTCGGGGCCTACGTCGAAGCCGATGTCGCCGCTCGGCACGAGCGCGTGCTCCGGGTGCTCGATCTCGCCGGTGCCACGTGGCGGTCCGACCGCGTGGAGACCCTGGCGACGTTCCCGCTCCCCTCCCCTGCCCCGTCGATCATCATCGGGGTCAACAGCACCGTGCTGGCCCGCATGGCCGGTGAGCGCGCCGATGGCATCAATCTCCAATGGAACCGCCCGCGCCGCGACGACTACCTCGCCGCGGCGAACGAGGCAGCCGGCGACCGTCCGTTCGCTCGCACGGCGTATCACACGTACGACCGAGCCCTGCTCGACCCCGATCACCCGACACGCCGGGAGATGGCAGACCGCCGCATCGACCGTCTCATCCTCGCCGACTTCGACGGGTCCCCCGATCTGCCGATGCGCGTCTCGTGACCGAAGCGATGCGCCCGCGCTTCGACGCGTCGCCCCTCGCGATCAGTCGGTGTACCAGACGGCGAGCGTGAGGTGCGACCACTGCATGTTCGGCTGTGACAACTCGTGCGTGTTCTCGATCGTGATGGACGGGCGTTCGGCGAGCCACGCGTTCACATCGGCCTCGAGCGCTTCGAGGTTCGGCTTCCTGTTTCCGGGTTTGGTCGAGAAGATCTTCAGTTTCATCGCTGGGCTCCTGGCGGTGTCACGGTTGGGTTCGGAGCGACGGTACCGGGGCCCGAGGATCTCGTGGTGGTCGTGCCCGAGCGTGTAGCGTTCGAGATGTCGCAGAACCCGCTCGGGAGAGTCGGCATCACCGCCAGTGATGACGACGCCGAAGGAGCAACCACCCCGGAATCTCTCAGGCAACCGGACCGGACGGGCGAGGCAACGCTGGAAAGCAGTCGGCAGAGCCGGCTCGCCGAAGGGGAAAGCCCTGGTCACGGGTGAAGCTCTCAGGCATCGATGACAGCGGGGGCCGATCCACCAACTGGAGGCCTCCATGAATCCATCGCTCGCCGACCTGTTCGCCGCCGACGATTTCGTCGCCCGTCACATCGGTCCGAGGCCCGACGACCTGCGCACGATGCTCGCCACGATCGGGGTCGAGTCGGTCCAGCAGTTGGTCGACGAGACCGTGCCCTCGCCGATCCGCCTCAACGGCGAGCTGGAGCTGCCAGGCCCCCGAACCGAGACCGACGTGCTCGCCGAGCTGCGGGCGTTGGCGGCACAGAACGTGGTGGCCACGAACCTGATCGGCATGGGGTACTCCGGCACGATCACTCCCCCGGTCATCCAGCGCAACGTGCTCGAGAACCCCGCGTGGTACACCGCCTACACGCCCTATCAGCCGGAGATCAGCCAGGGGCGGCTGGAGGCGCTGCTGAACTACCAGACGATGGTCGCCGACCTCACCGGGCTCGACATCGCCAACGCATCCCTGCTCGACGAGGCGACCGCGGCCGCCGAAGCGATGGCGATGGCCCGGCGGGTCACCCGCGGCGCCGCCGACCGGTTCTTCGTCCATCACGACGTGCATCCGCAGACGCTGACGGTGCTGACCACACGGGCGGAGCCGACCGGGATCGAGCTCGTCGTCGGCGACGTCGACGCACTCGACGGCGACGGCTTCTTCGGTGCGCTGTTCAGCTACCCGACCTCGACCGGAGCCCTCACCGACTGGACGGCTGCGATCGAGCAGGCACATCAGCTCGGTGCCCAGGCGATCGTGGCCACCGACCTGCTGGCGTGTGTGTTGCTCCGCTCCCCCGGCGCTCTCGGTGCCGACATCGCCGTCGGTTCGTCGCAACGGTTCGGTGTGCCGCTCGGCTACGGCGGACCGCACGCCGGATTCATCGCGGTTCGCGACGGGGCGTCACGCTCATTGCCGGGTCGCCTCGTCGGCGTGAGCACCGACGCTGCCGGCCGCCCGGCCCTCCGGCTGGCGCTCCAGACCCGCGAACAGCACATTCGGCGGGAGAAGGCGACGTCGAACATCTGCACCGCCCAGGTGCTGCTCGCCAACATCGCCGGATTGTACGCAGCGTGGCACGGCCCCGAAGGTCTCCGGCGGATCGCCGGGCGCGTCCACGGGCTCGCGACGATCCTGGCGAGTCACGTCCGACAGCACGGCGGCACGCTGCGCCACGACGCATGGTTCGACACGCTCACGGTCGACGCGGTCGACGCCGGCGCGACCGTGGCCGCGTTCGCCGAGCGCGGCATCAACGTGCGTCGGGTCGACGACACATCGGTCGGCGTCTCGCTCGACGAGACCACCACGCTCGACACGCTGGCAACGGTCGCCGAGATCCTCACCGGCGTTCCGCTCGACGTCGACACGGCAGCCCCGGCACCCGCCGTCGTGCCCGACGCCCTGCGACGTGACGGTGAGATCCTCCCCCAGGCCGCCTTCCGGAGCTACCACAGCGAGCACGAGATGCTCCGCTACCTGCGGCGCCTCGCCGACCGTGACCTGGCGCTCGACCGCACGATGATCCCGCTGGGCTCGTGCACGATGAAGCTCAACTCGACCAGCGAGATGCAGCCGATCACGTGGCCCGAGTTCGCCGCGATCCACCCCTACGCACCCGACGACCAGACGGCCGGCTACCGCACGATGATCGCCGATCTCGAGCGCATGCTCGCCGAGATCACCGGGTACGACGCCGTGAGCGTGCAGCCCAACGCCGGGAGCCAGGGTGAGTTCGCCGGTCTGCTCGCGATCCGGGCCTATCACCGCAGCCGTGGCGACGATCAGCGCACCATCTGCCTGATCCCTGCCAGTGCGCACGGCACCAACGCCGCCAGCGCGGTGATGGCCGGCATGGAGGTCTGGGTCGTCGCGTGTGACGACCAGGGCAACGTCGACTTCGCCGACCTGGCGACCCAGATCGACTCGGCCGGCGAACGCCTGGCAGGGATCATGGTGACCTACCCGTCGACGCACGGCGTGTTCGAGACCGGCATCCGCGACCTGTGCGCCCGGATCCACGACGCCGGCGGCCAGGTGTACGTCGACGGAGCGAACCTGAACGCGCTCGTCGGGCTGGCGCAACCCGGCAAGTTCGGTGCCGACGTCAGCCACCTCAACCTCCACAAGACGTTCTGCATCCCCCACGGCGGTGGTGGGCCGGGTGTCGGACCGGTGGCGGTTCGAGCGCACCTCGAGCCCTTCCTGCCCGGCGACCCCCTGGGTGATGCATCGCAGGCCGTCGGCCCGGTGTCGGCCGCCAGATACGGCTCGGCGGGCATCCTGCCCATCCCGTGGGTGTATCTCAAGCTGATGGGAGCAAGCGGTCTGCGGGCCGCGACCGAGACGGCGATCGTGTCGGCCAACTACGTCGCCCGCCGGCTCGATGCGGCGTACCCGGTGCTCTACACCGGTGCTGCGGGTCGGGTCGCCCACGAGTGCATCATCGACCTGCGCGACATCACCAAGCGCACCGGTGTGAGCGTCGAAGACGTCGCCAAACGGTTGATCGACTACGGCTTCCACGCCCCCACCATGAGTTTCCCGGTCGCCGGCACGCTGATGATCGAACCCACCGAGAGTGAGGAACTCCGCGAACTCGACCGGTTCTGTGACGCCATGCTCTCGATCAAGGACGAGATCGATGCGATCGCCGACGGCTCGGTCGAGGTCGGCGACAGCCCGCTCCGCCACGCACCGCACACGGCCGCCGACCTCATCGGTCCGCTCGATCGCCCCTACTCCCCCGCTGCGGCGGGCTATCCGCTCGATTCGTTGCTGGTCGACAAGTACTTCCCGCCGGTCTCGCGCATCGACGGTGCCTACGGCGACCGTCATCTGGTGTGCAGCTGCGAGCCGCTGGAGGCACTCGCCGCCAATCGCTGATCGTGGCCGGATAACGTCGCGCTGTGGCGATGATCGTCGAGCGACTGCGCGCGCTGCCGCGCCACTGGCTCGTCGCCGGGCTCGTGGCTCTGGCGATGCTGCCGATCATCGCCATCATGGTGGCCGGTGGTGGTTCGGACCGGCTGGCGATCTCCGACTCGACCGAGGCCGGCACGACGACCGACGGGGTGACGACCACCGGTGCACCGGCATCGGCGACGACGACCGCACCGCTTCGATCGACCACATCCGTGGTGACATCGACGACCGTCGGTCCGCCCGTCACCTATGACGTCGAGGTGGGGTACACGATCACGCTCGACGACGACGTGCCGGCCGTCGAGGGTCGGACGATCCCGACCGAGCCGCCCGACGACGAGCCGCCACCGGTCACCGTCGCTCCCCCGCCGTGGGCTGCGAGCACCCGGACGCTCCCGGGTCGGCACCTGGGTGCCGACGTCGGCTGCGCCACCGACACGTCGGCGGCCTCGCTCGACGTGTTCCTGTCGAAGCGGGTCGGCCCGGTGCTCGGCTGGGACTACCAGCACGTGTACCCGCTCGGTGGCGACCGGTATCTCTGGCTCTTCCAGGACGTCTTCCTCGATCACAGCGGCACCAAGACCACGCTGGGCTCGTCAAGCTTCATCCACAACGGAGCGATGATCCAGGAGGGCTCCTGCTTCACGCTGGTGCACGGCGGCACCGCCGAACGTCCACTGCCGTTCGAGAACGGCGA encodes:
- a CDS encoding LLM class flavin-dependent oxidoreductase; this translates as MIVDLQVSPAVLDWSEIRDIALAAESAGFGAFHVFDHLAGLPLGGTSMIECFSLLGALAEATETIELGTMVVNVWNRQAGTLVSGAASVTALSGRQFHLGIGAGASPTSPWAAEQHAVGAYVEADVAARHERVLRVLDLAGATWRSDRVETLATFPLPSPAPSIIIGVNSTVLARMAGERADGINLQWNRPRRDDYLAAANEAAGDRPFARTAYHTYDRALLDPDHPTRREMADRRIDRLILADFDGSPDLPMRVS
- the gcvP gene encoding aminomethyl-transferring glycine dehydrogenase translates to MNPSLADLFAADDFVARHIGPRPDDLRTMLATIGVESVQQLVDETVPSPIRLNGELELPGPRTETDVLAELRALAAQNVVATNLIGMGYSGTITPPVIQRNVLENPAWYTAYTPYQPEISQGRLEALLNYQTMVADLTGLDIANASLLDEATAAAEAMAMARRVTRGAADRFFVHHDVHPQTLTVLTTRAEPTGIELVVGDVDALDGDGFFGALFSYPTSTGALTDWTAAIEQAHQLGAQAIVATDLLACVLLRSPGALGADIAVGSSQRFGVPLGYGGPHAGFIAVRDGASRSLPGRLVGVSTDAAGRPALRLALQTREQHIRREKATSNICTAQVLLANIAGLYAAWHGPEGLRRIAGRVHGLATILASHVRQHGGTLRHDAWFDTLTVDAVDAGATVAAFAERGINVRRVDDTSVGVSLDETTTLDTLATVAEILTGVPLDVDTAAPAPAVVPDALRRDGEILPQAAFRSYHSEHEMLRYLRRLADRDLALDRTMIPLGSCTMKLNSTSEMQPITWPEFAAIHPYAPDDQTAGYRTMIADLERMLAEITGYDAVSVQPNAGSQGEFAGLLAIRAYHRSRGDDQRTICLIPASAHGTNAASAVMAGMEVWVVACDDQGNVDFADLATQIDSAGERLAGIMVTYPSTHGVFETGIRDLCARIHDAGGQVYVDGANLNALVGLAQPGKFGADVSHLNLHKTFCIPHGGGGPGVGPVAVRAHLEPFLPGDPLGDASQAVGPVSAARYGSAGILPIPWVYLKLMGASGLRAATETAIVSANYVARRLDAAYPVLYTGAAGRVAHECIIDLRDITKRTGVSVEDVAKRLIDYGFHAPTMSFPVAGTLMIEPTESEELRELDRFCDAMLSIKDEIDAIADGSVEVGDSPLRHAPHTAADLIGPLDRPYSPAAAGYPLDSLLVDKYFPPVSRIDGAYGDRHLVCSCEPLEALAANR
- a CDS encoding peptidoglycan-binding protein, giving the protein MHNTSRSRRHVIASISIGALLALGPMLPSSAPVSADAPAVSVTGLSRGSRGDAVKSVQQALVGQGLEVTGGVDGIFGPGTESALKSFQQQQGLSASGVVDDATALALGLTSSSLLGLTQGNRGKAVTKLQQRLVNAGIDVAGGVDGIFGQGTQRAVKSFQSKQGFSPTGVVDAATAAALEAVSGSTPELEAPEVTDEPAAQDDTSSSLVGLKIGSRNDRVKELQRTLMAAGFTVVGGADGIFGALTANALKSFQNANGLGTTGVVDDATAKVLSTIGSDGSEHDPEATNPFVGLQYGSIGADVKALQSALIDAGIHVRGGADGVFGTATQAAVKAFQVSQGLDQSGKVDEKTASAISSGATSSGGSALTGLKTGALGNTVKSLQQALIDAGINVRGGADGIFGPATANAVKEFQTSQGLEATGVVNAKTAEALADPQKPTPSTPAAAGGFAAYGEKGARVIALQSALVRAGVTLRGGVDGDFGGGTSAAVMDFQRANGLGVTGKVSDATAEKLGLERMPEPSAPDPSTVELEVFPVQGKCYYGDSWGYPRGGGRVHLGVDIIAPEGKLLYAVADGTITKVYADYPGSLSGNGVRLTMADGTYFFYAHMVGVADGIDVGTKVKAGQIVGAVGNTGNSGTAHLHFEVHPQGGAAVNPYPMVKAIDACGNETPLPQP